One genomic window of Arachis hypogaea cultivar Tifrunner chromosome 8, arahy.Tifrunner.gnm2.J5K5, whole genome shotgun sequence includes the following:
- the LOC112708027 gene encoding uncharacterized protein, with the protein MASSSHSHPHNHFKNTNNFVEQEKEHNSQRHVQEEEENWLKLGLGLGRNDDIINTSSFNNQVVHHHHHHGSNNNPQVLLCSDSSSSHIGSHGEHHHQQQEMLKLGLGLGFQQDSMLLGSMEEKMMIEPTISYGNRLLGSSNNDDDDENGSSWQIDSTCGGGGGGDFHHYNKCGLWFTLRSSTNRRGEALPQIPKAYIRIRDENMTVFMVKKYLVRKLGLSNEAEIDILCMGESLSQIQTLKQVREAVWIPRLVESLDSTTFTLGDSNHNNNDDYMSLNHIMSLLYRKHCFLN; encoded by the exons ATGGCTTCCTCTTCTCACTCCCACCCCCATAACCACTTCAAAAATACCAACAATTTTGTTGAGCAAGAAAAGGAACATAACTCTCAAAGACatgtacaagaagaagaagaaaattggcTCAAGTTAGGGTTGGGGCTAGGAAGAAATGATGACATCATCAACACATCATCATTCAATAATCAAGtagttcatcatcatcatcatcatggatCAAACAATAATCCACAAGTCTTATTATGTTCTGATTCCTCATCATCCCATATAGGAAGCCATGGTGaacatcatcatcaacaacaagaAATGctgaaattagggttagggttagggtttcaacAAGATTCAATGTTATTAGGATCTATGGAGGAGAAGATGATGATTGAACCTACTATTAGTTATGGCAATAGGTTATTGGGGTCAtctaataatgatgatgatgatgaaaatggATCATCATGGCAAATTGATTCAacttgtggtggtggtggtggtggtgattttCATCATTACAACAAGTGTGGATTGTGGTTTACGCTACGTTCATCTACCAACCG AAGAGGAGAAGCTTTGCCTCAGATACCAAAGGCGTACATTAGAAtcag GGACGAAAACATGACGGTCTTCATGGTTAAAAAATATCTTGTTAGAAAACTTGGTCTCTCCAACGAAGCTGAG ATTGATATCTTATGCATGGGTGAAAGCTTATCGCAGATACAAACATTGAAGCAAGTAAGAGAGGCTGTTTGGATACCTAGATTGGTAGAATCTTTAGATTCAACAACTTTCACCCTTGGAGATTCCaatcataataataatgatgattataTGTCTTTAAACCATATAATGTCTTTGCTTTACCGAAAACATTGCTTTTTAAATTAG
- the LOC112708025 gene encoding probable manganese-transporting ATPase PDR2 isoform X2, with protein sequence MKEHCMEPFFVFQVFCVGLWCLDEYWYYSLFTLFMLFMFESTMAKSRLKTLTELRRVRVDSQILMVHRGGKWVKLSGTDLLPGDVVSIGRSSGQNGEEKSVPADMLILAGNAIVNEAILTGESTPQWKVSITGRGNEEKLSIRRDKSHVLFGGTKILQHTPDKTFPLKTPDGGCLAVVLRTGFETSQGKLMRTILFSTERVTANSWESGLFILFLVVFALIAAGYVLIKGLEDPTRSKYKLILSCSLIVTSVIPPELPMELSIAVNTSLIALARRGIFCTEPFRIPFAGKVDICCFDKTGTLTSDDMEFSGVVGLNGTTDLESDMSRVPVRTVEILASCHALVFVDNKLVGDPLEKAALKGIDWSYKSDEKAVPKKGSGQPVQIVQRYHFASHLKRMAVIVRIQEEFFAFVKGAPEIIQDRLIDVPPSYVETYKKYTRQGSRVLALAYKSLPDMTVSEARGLDRDGVESGLTFAGFVVFNCPIRSDSAIVLSELKGSSHDLVMITGDQALTACHVASQVHIISKPTLILGPASDGVGYKWMSPDETANIPYSEKEVESLSETHDLCVGGDCFEMLQQSSAHLRVIPYVKVFARVAPEQKELILTTYKTVGRITLMCGDGTNDVGALKQAHVGVALLNAMPPTQSGSSSKESAGEEGSKSVKTKKSRPALEAPGKSGEGTSKATVVSKSDPINRHQAAVDMQRQKLKKMFEELNEEDGRAPVVKLGDASMASPFTAKHASVAPTTDIIRQGRSTLVTTLQMFKILGLNCLATAYVLSVMYLDGVKLGDVQATISGVFTAAFFLFISHARPLPTLSAERPHPNIFCAYVFLSLMGQFAIHLLFLISSVKEAEKYMPDECIEPDADFHPNLVNTVSYMVSMMLQVATFAVNYMGHPFNQSISENKPFRYALIAALGFFTAITSDLFRDLNDWLKLVPLPVGLRDKLLIWALLMFLICYSWERLLRWAFPGKIPAWKKRQRHAVSNFEKKKEV encoded by the exons ATGAAAGAGCATTGCATGgagcctttttttgtttttcag GTTTTCTGTGTGGGTCTCTGGTGTTTGGATGAATATTGGTATTACAGTTTGTTCACTCTATTTATGCTGTTTATGTTTGAATCAACCATGGCAAAGAGTCGGTTGAAGACTCTTACTGAGTTAAGGCGTGTTAGAGTGGATAGTCAGATCCTTATGGTCCATCGTGGTGGCAA GTGGGTTAAACTCTCTGGTACGGATCTTTTGCCTGGGGATGTTGTCTCTATAGGACGCTCTTCTGGTCAGAATGGCGAGGAGAAGTCTGTACCTGCAGACATGCTTATATTGGCTGGAAATGCAATTGTGAATGAAGCTATTCTGACAGGCGAGTCTACTCCTCAATGGAAG GTTTCAATCACGGGAAGGGGAAACGAGGAGAAGCTGTCAATTAGGCGAGATAAAAGTCATGTCTTATTTGGTGGAACCAAAATACTGCAGCACACTCCAGATAAG ACTTTCCCTCTGAAAACGCCTGATGGTGGCTGCCTGGCTGTTGTGCTTAGAACGGGGTTCGAAACTAGTCAAGGAAAGTTGATGCGAACAATCTTATTCTCCACAGAAAGG GTTACTGCCAATAGCTGGGAAAGTGGACTGTTCATCTTATTCTTGGTTGTATTTGCTCTGATTGCTGCTGGTTATGTGCTTATCAAG GGATTAGAGGATCCCACAAGAAGCAAGTACAAACTTATACTAAGTTGTTCACTTATTGTTACTTCTGTGATTCCGCCCGAGTTACCGATGGAGTTATCAATTGCTGTAAATACTTCCTTGATTGCATTGGCGCGACGTGGGATTTTTTGCACAGAGCCTTTCCGAATACCATTTGCTGGGAAG GTTGATATATGTTGTTTTGACAAGACTGGGACACTGACATCTGATGACATG GAATTTTCTGGAGTTGTTGGTTTGAATGGAACCACTGATTTGGAATCTGACATGAGTAGAGTGCCAGTGCGAACTGTGGAAATCCTGGCTTCTTGCCATGCTTTGGTATTTGTTGATAATAAGCTG GTTGGTGATCCTCTTGAGAAGGCTGCACTTAAGGGAATTGATTGGAGTTATAAATCTGATGAGAAGGCTGTTCCAAAAAA GGGTAGTGGCCAACCTGTCCAAATTGTTCAGCGGTACCATTTTGCATCTCACTTAAAACGAATGGCTGTTATTGTTCGCATTCAGGAGGAGTTTTTTGCCTTTGTGAAG GGTGCCCCAGAAATTATTCAAGATAGGCTCATTGACGTACCACCATCATATGTTGAAACCTACAAGAAGTATACGCGTCAGGGGTCTCGTGTTCTTGCTTTGGCCTACAAGTCTCTTCCTGACATGACA GTCAGTGAAGCTAGAGGCTTGGATAGGGATGGAGTAGAGAGTGGACTTACTTTTGCTGGTTTTGTG GTATTTAATTGTCCTATAAGGTCAGATTCGGCCATTGTTTTATCCGAACTGAAAGGGTCTTCACATGACTTG GTGATGATTACTGGTGACCAAGCTCTGACAGCTTGCCATGTTGCCAGCCAAGTTCATATTATATCAAAACCTACATTAATCCTTGGCCCAGCAAGTGATGGTGTGGGATATAAATGGATGTCCCCTGATGAGACTGCAAATATTCCCTACAg CGAGAAAGAGGTTGAGTCTTTATCGGAAACTCATGATCTGTGTGTTGGAGGTGATTGCTTTGAAATGTTGCAACAGTCATCAGCTCATCTTCGAGTTATTCCTTATGTGAAG GTGTTTGCTAGAGTTGCACCTGAACAGAAAGAACTTATCCTGACCACTTACAAGACAGTGGGACGGATAACTTTGATGTGTGGGGATGGAACCAATGATGTTGGGGCATTGAAACAG GCCCATGTAGGAGTTGCTCTTCTAAATGCGATGCCTCCAACTCAAAGTGGAAGCTCCTCTAAAGAGTCAGCTGGGGAAGAAGGTTCAAAATCTGTCAAAACGAAGAAATCCAGGCCTGCACTAGAAGCGCCTGGAAAGAGTGGAGAAGGCACTTCAAAAGCCACAGTTGTTTCAAAATCAGATCCTATCAACCGTCATCAGGCAGCTGTTGATATGCAACGACAGAAGCTCAAGAAGATGTTTGAAGAGCTTAACGAGGAAGATGGCCGTGCCCCCGTTGTCAAGCTTGGTGATGCGTCAATGGCATCCCCTTTCACTGCAAAGCATGCATCTGTTGCTCCCACCACTGACATAATTCGTCAAGGTCGGAGTACCCTGGTGACAACCCTCCAGATGTTTAAAATTTTGGGCCTCAACTGCCTTGCTACTGCATATGTGTTGAGTGTCATGTATCTGGATGGTGTCAAACTAGGTGATGTGCAGGCCACAATAAGTGGTGTCTTCACTGCTGCGTTTTTCCTCTTTATCTCCCATGCCCGCCCTCTTCCCACCCTCTCAGCTGAACGGCCCCACCCCAATATCTTCTGTGCTTATGTTTTCCTTTCCCTTATGGGGCAATTTGCCATTCACTTATTATTCTTGATCTCATCTGTGAAAGAGGCTGAAAAATACATGCCAGATGAATGCATCGAACCAGATGCAGATTTTCATCCCAACTTGGTCAACACTGTTTCATACATGGTCAGCATGATGCTTCAGGTTGCTACTTTTGCCGTGAACTACATGGGCCATCCCTTCAACCAGAGTATCTCAGAAAACAAGCCGTTCCGGTATGCTCTTATAGCAGCCTTAGGTTTCTTTACAGCGATTACATCCGATCTCTTCAGGGACTTAAATGACTGGTTGAAGTTGGTGCCACTGCCAGTGGGATTGAGGGACAAACTATTAATATGGGCACTTCTAATGTTTTTGATATGCTACTCATGGGAGAGACTATTGAGATGGGCCTTCCCTGGTAAGATCCCTGCATGGAAGAAGCGCCAAAGGCACGCGGTATCTaactttgaaaagaaaaaagaggtcTAA
- the LOC112708025 gene encoding probable manganese-transporting ATPase PDR2 isoform X1 — protein sequence MSSFHVGGKVVDRVDLMRKKQLPWRLDVWPFAVLYGVWLASILPSLDFVDAAIVFGGLVALHILVWLFTGWSVDFKCFAHFSKVRDIHQADSCKITPAKFSGSKEVVPLRFRKIPAGSSSATDLEEIYFEFRKQCFVFSNEKGTFCKLSYPTKETFGHYLKCSGHGSEAKILAATEKWGRNVFDYPQPTFQKLMKEHCMEPFFVFQVFCVGLWCLDEYWYYSLFTLFMLFMFESTMAKSRLKTLTELRRVRVDSQILMVHRGGKWVKLSGTDLLPGDVVSIGRSSGQNGEEKSVPADMLILAGNAIVNEAILTGESTPQWKVSITGRGNEEKLSIRRDKSHVLFGGTKILQHTPDKTFPLKTPDGGCLAVVLRTGFETSQGKLMRTILFSTERVTANSWESGLFILFLVVFALIAAGYVLIKGLEDPTRSKYKLILSCSLIVTSVIPPELPMELSIAVNTSLIALARRGIFCTEPFRIPFAGKVDICCFDKTGTLTSDDMEFSGVVGLNGTTDLESDMSRVPVRTVEILASCHALVFVDNKLVGDPLEKAALKGIDWSYKSDEKAVPKKGSGQPVQIVQRYHFASHLKRMAVIVRIQEEFFAFVKGAPEIIQDRLIDVPPSYVETYKKYTRQGSRVLALAYKSLPDMTVSEARGLDRDGVESGLTFAGFVVFNCPIRSDSAIVLSELKGSSHDLVMITGDQALTACHVASQVHIISKPTLILGPASDGVGYKWMSPDETANIPYSEKEVESLSETHDLCVGGDCFEMLQQSSAHLRVIPYVKVFARVAPEQKELILTTYKTVGRITLMCGDGTNDVGALKQAHVGVALLNAMPPTQSGSSSKESAGEEGSKSVKTKKSRPALEAPGKSGEGTSKATVVSKSDPINRHQAAVDMQRQKLKKMFEELNEEDGRAPVVKLGDASMASPFTAKHASVAPTTDIIRQGRSTLVTTLQMFKILGLNCLATAYVLSVMYLDGVKLGDVQATISGVFTAAFFLFISHARPLPTLSAERPHPNIFCAYVFLSLMGQFAIHLLFLISSVKEAEKYMPDECIEPDADFHPNLVNTVSYMVSMMLQVATFAVNYMGHPFNQSISENKPFRYALIAALGFFTAITSDLFRDLNDWLKLVPLPVGLRDKLLIWALLMFLICYSWERLLRWAFPGKIPAWKKRQRHAVSNFEKKKEV from the exons ATGTCGAGCTTCCACGTCGGCGGCAAGGTGGTTGACCGCGTCGATTTGATGCGGAAGAAACAACTGCCGTGGCGACTCGACGTTTGGCCCTTCGCTGTTCTCTACGGCGTATGGCTCGCCTCGATCCTCCCGAGCCTGGACTTCGTCGACGCCGCCATCGTTTTCGGCGGCCTCGTTGCTCTCCATATCCTCGTTTGGCTTTTCACTGGTTGGTCCGTTGATTTCAAGTGTTTTGCACATTTCAGCAAG GtcagagatattcaccaagctgATTCTTGCAAGATAACGCCGGCGAAGTTTTCCGGTTCCAAAGAGGTCGTGCCGCTCAGGTTTCGGAAAATT CCTGCAGGTTCTTCATCGGCGACGGATCTGGAGGAGATTTACTTTGAGTTTAGAAAACAGTGTTTTGTATTTTCAAATGAGAAGGGAACATTTTGCAAACTTTCTTATCCTACAAAGGAAACATTTGGACATTATCTCAAGTGTAGTGGGCATGGCTCTGAAGCTAAAATCCTTGCTGCTACAGAGAAATGGGGGCGGAATGT ATTTGATTATCCTCAGCCAACCTTTCAGAAATTGATGAAAGAGCATTGCATGgagcctttttttgtttttcag GTTTTCTGTGTGGGTCTCTGGTGTTTGGATGAATATTGGTATTACAGTTTGTTCACTCTATTTATGCTGTTTATGTTTGAATCAACCATGGCAAAGAGTCGGTTGAAGACTCTTACTGAGTTAAGGCGTGTTAGAGTGGATAGTCAGATCCTTATGGTCCATCGTGGTGGCAA GTGGGTTAAACTCTCTGGTACGGATCTTTTGCCTGGGGATGTTGTCTCTATAGGACGCTCTTCTGGTCAGAATGGCGAGGAGAAGTCTGTACCTGCAGACATGCTTATATTGGCTGGAAATGCAATTGTGAATGAAGCTATTCTGACAGGCGAGTCTACTCCTCAATGGAAG GTTTCAATCACGGGAAGGGGAAACGAGGAGAAGCTGTCAATTAGGCGAGATAAAAGTCATGTCTTATTTGGTGGAACCAAAATACTGCAGCACACTCCAGATAAG ACTTTCCCTCTGAAAACGCCTGATGGTGGCTGCCTGGCTGTTGTGCTTAGAACGGGGTTCGAAACTAGTCAAGGAAAGTTGATGCGAACAATCTTATTCTCCACAGAAAGG GTTACTGCCAATAGCTGGGAAAGTGGACTGTTCATCTTATTCTTGGTTGTATTTGCTCTGATTGCTGCTGGTTATGTGCTTATCAAG GGATTAGAGGATCCCACAAGAAGCAAGTACAAACTTATACTAAGTTGTTCACTTATTGTTACTTCTGTGATTCCGCCCGAGTTACCGATGGAGTTATCAATTGCTGTAAATACTTCCTTGATTGCATTGGCGCGACGTGGGATTTTTTGCACAGAGCCTTTCCGAATACCATTTGCTGGGAAG GTTGATATATGTTGTTTTGACAAGACTGGGACACTGACATCTGATGACATG GAATTTTCTGGAGTTGTTGGTTTGAATGGAACCACTGATTTGGAATCTGACATGAGTAGAGTGCCAGTGCGAACTGTGGAAATCCTGGCTTCTTGCCATGCTTTGGTATTTGTTGATAATAAGCTG GTTGGTGATCCTCTTGAGAAGGCTGCACTTAAGGGAATTGATTGGAGTTATAAATCTGATGAGAAGGCTGTTCCAAAAAA GGGTAGTGGCCAACCTGTCCAAATTGTTCAGCGGTACCATTTTGCATCTCACTTAAAACGAATGGCTGTTATTGTTCGCATTCAGGAGGAGTTTTTTGCCTTTGTGAAG GGTGCCCCAGAAATTATTCAAGATAGGCTCATTGACGTACCACCATCATATGTTGAAACCTACAAGAAGTATACGCGTCAGGGGTCTCGTGTTCTTGCTTTGGCCTACAAGTCTCTTCCTGACATGACA GTCAGTGAAGCTAGAGGCTTGGATAGGGATGGAGTAGAGAGTGGACTTACTTTTGCTGGTTTTGTG GTATTTAATTGTCCTATAAGGTCAGATTCGGCCATTGTTTTATCCGAACTGAAAGGGTCTTCACATGACTTG GTGATGATTACTGGTGACCAAGCTCTGACAGCTTGCCATGTTGCCAGCCAAGTTCATATTATATCAAAACCTACATTAATCCTTGGCCCAGCAAGTGATGGTGTGGGATATAAATGGATGTCCCCTGATGAGACTGCAAATATTCCCTACAg CGAGAAAGAGGTTGAGTCTTTATCGGAAACTCATGATCTGTGTGTTGGAGGTGATTGCTTTGAAATGTTGCAACAGTCATCAGCTCATCTTCGAGTTATTCCTTATGTGAAG GTGTTTGCTAGAGTTGCACCTGAACAGAAAGAACTTATCCTGACCACTTACAAGACAGTGGGACGGATAACTTTGATGTGTGGGGATGGAACCAATGATGTTGGGGCATTGAAACAG GCCCATGTAGGAGTTGCTCTTCTAAATGCGATGCCTCCAACTCAAAGTGGAAGCTCCTCTAAAGAGTCAGCTGGGGAAGAAGGTTCAAAATCTGTCAAAACGAAGAAATCCAGGCCTGCACTAGAAGCGCCTGGAAAGAGTGGAGAAGGCACTTCAAAAGCCACAGTTGTTTCAAAATCAGATCCTATCAACCGTCATCAGGCAGCTGTTGATATGCAACGACAGAAGCTCAAGAAGATGTTTGAAGAGCTTAACGAGGAAGATGGCCGTGCCCCCGTTGTCAAGCTTGGTGATGCGTCAATGGCATCCCCTTTCACTGCAAAGCATGCATCTGTTGCTCCCACCACTGACATAATTCGTCAAGGTCGGAGTACCCTGGTGACAACCCTCCAGATGTTTAAAATTTTGGGCCTCAACTGCCTTGCTACTGCATATGTGTTGAGTGTCATGTATCTGGATGGTGTCAAACTAGGTGATGTGCAGGCCACAATAAGTGGTGTCTTCACTGCTGCGTTTTTCCTCTTTATCTCCCATGCCCGCCCTCTTCCCACCCTCTCAGCTGAACGGCCCCACCCCAATATCTTCTGTGCTTATGTTTTCCTTTCCCTTATGGGGCAATTTGCCATTCACTTATTATTCTTGATCTCATCTGTGAAAGAGGCTGAAAAATACATGCCAGATGAATGCATCGAACCAGATGCAGATTTTCATCCCAACTTGGTCAACACTGTTTCATACATGGTCAGCATGATGCTTCAGGTTGCTACTTTTGCCGTGAACTACATGGGCCATCCCTTCAACCAGAGTATCTCAGAAAACAAGCCGTTCCGGTATGCTCTTATAGCAGCCTTAGGTTTCTTTACAGCGATTACATCCGATCTCTTCAGGGACTTAAATGACTGGTTGAAGTTGGTGCCACTGCCAGTGGGATTGAGGGACAAACTATTAATATGGGCACTTCTAATGTTTTTGATATGCTACTCATGGGAGAGACTATTGAGATGGGCCTTCCCTGGTAAGATCCCTGCATGGAAGAAGCGCCAAAGGCACGCGGTATCTaactttgaaaagaaaaaagaggtcTAA
- the LOC112708024 gene encoding protein AMEIOTIC 1, translated as MAQWGVRHRLPFMGQHDDEGYESQLPDFPKEEESNDEEGEEKIINTESLFLPETKKRKRISLSQLREVKEEPCGRQSSRKLKTKKPDSKDRWSTERYKLAEQSMWEVLKAEGATFEKPITRPALRMAARKHIGDTGLLDHLLKHIDGKVAPGGTERFRRWFNTKGIMEYWLESADLDDVRQLAGVQDPYWIPPLAIRAGSAPSQKTDSSDELKLLKMEMAQLKKDMQQLIAKQQPKSEVSLMEESHKELVKWRSGIDHHLTEIMASLKGVQGKYGEFTIWKTKVEQQFAEITNKLSDLKASRECVPPSSPSDRWKDWIENTNLPEDEFATWIGSSELLNVPPEMVLDDPNTSLPTHLLSEGLVNKRSDLLEVVPFKQEDPPNVTPDSSTTVNSKSDHDNSMMMFQEMYMDIFKWKEQIDKQMMELSNTVYGMLAMK; from the exons ATGGCACAGTGGGGTGTTCGTCATCGATTGCCATTCATGGGTCAGCACGATGATGAGGGATATGAAAGTCAGCTTCCCGACTTCCCTAAGGAAGAGGAATCTAAtgatgaagaaggagaagaaaaaatcaTTAATACTGAGTCGTTATTTTTGCCAGAAACTAAGAAGAGGAAGCGAATTAGCCTTAGTCAGCTCAGAGAGGTAAAAGAGGAGCCATGTGGGAGGCAAAGTAGTCGCAAGCTTAAGACAAAAAAGCCTGACAGTAAGGATAGATGGTCAACTGAGAG GTATAAATTGGCTGAGCAAAGTATGTGGGAGGTGTTAAAAGCTGAAGGTGCAACTTTTGAAAAGCCAATAACCCGACCTGCATTAAGAATGGCAGCACGTAAGCACATTGGCGATACTGGACTCTTGGACCACTTATTGAAGCACATTGATGGTAAAGTGGCACCTGGAGGTACTGAGCGCTTCCGAAGATGGTTCAACACCAAAGGAATCATGGAGTATTGGTTGGAAAGTGCTGACTTGGATGATGTCCGCCAGCTGGCAGGGGTGCAGGATCCTTACTGGATACCACCGCTAGCAATTAGGGCTGGCAGTGCCCCTTCTCAGAAGACTGATTCGTCTGATGAATTGAAACTACTTAAAATGGAAATGGCCCAACTGAAGAA AGATATGCAGCAGCTCATTGCCAAGCAGCAACCGAAAAGTGAAGTTAGTCTCATGGag GAGTCTCACAAGGAATTGGTGAAGTGGAGATCTGGTATTGATCATCACCTTACTGAAATCATGGCATCTCTGAAGGGTGTGCAG GGCAAGTATGGTGAATTTACAATTTGGAAAACTAAAGTTGAGCAACAGTTTGccgaaataacaaataaattgaGTGATCTCAAAGCATCAAGGGAATGTGTTCCCCCTAGTTCTCCTTCAGACAGGTGGAAAGATTGGATAGAAAATACTAACCTACCGGAAGATGAATTTGCAACTTGGATTGGAAGTTCTGAGCTGCTTAATGTTCCACCAGAGATGGTACTTGATGACCCCAACACATCCCTCCCGACGCACTTACTTAGCGAAGGATTGGTTAACAAGCGGAG TGATTTGCTGGAGGTGGTGCCTTTCAAACAAGAAGATCCTCCTAATGTGACCCCTGACTCGTCTACGACTGTTAATTCTAAGTCAGACCATGACAACTCAATGATGATGTTTCAG GAGATGTACATGGATATATTCAAATGGAAAGAACAAATTGATAAGCAGATGATGGAGTTATCAAACACTGTATACGGTATGCTGGCAATGAAGTAG